The Panicum virgatum strain AP13 chromosome 6K, P.virgatum_v5, whole genome shotgun sequence nucleotide sequence AACATGTTGCTCAAACTTTTACAAAACGGTGTGTGTCACAAATATTTTCGTCTGAAACATATTTGAACCAATATGTGCATTATCCAGATCCAATTATCTGAATAGCTATGATATGGCCATGAAAAGTTTGAGCATTGCATATCCTTTAAACAATGTTTTGCCTCTGGTTTCTATAAAACATATCCATGCCCATTATCACTTCACATGCATAAATTGAATTGACTGTTCGTTTGCTTACTATTGGTGTTTCATTTGGTCATTCTGCCCTTTCTCAGTCAACTGTTCAGATTGAAATTATGTCTTAATTAACTCTCAAGAGGTAAGAGGAGCACAATAAAAAAGCCATAATAAACTAATCAGATTgcaagaaaattttgatgagATAATGACTATCTTCATGAATAAAGGAATGGCTTGAATTTCGCATTAAGATTCTACCGTTTCTGCCACATTTTGCCAATGATGCCTATTCTTTTGCTTTATTAGGTAAACCCATGAAACAGGATTCTGCTTCACAAGTAATGGCTTGGCTTCAGCTCCACATATGCATCAGATTAAAGCTTTGAAACTACATGTTTTACTAGTTTCTGCGAAAATTTTACTGACAATACAGCACAGACAGAAGCATACCACTTTCCAGCCATCTGGGTCAACAAAAGAGGCGATCTTTGTGTTGATCCCAGGTAGCGGCCCTGGCTGCCGCAAAATCTTTCCACCTAGTTCTTTGGTCGCAAGATCAACAGCCTCGGCACTCTTGTACACATCATTGGTGCCAATAGCAACCTGCACTTACATAATGAGGATCATCAAGAAATGGCAAGATCTTATTAGATAAATACTGCATATAAAAGATTTTTGTTGGATCTCTTTTTAATGAAATTACACGCAAGTCTCCTGCATCTTTagagggaaaaaaaagattGTGTTGGCCGCCAACCACTCTGAACAACACCTCAAGCACACAAATACACTCACAccaagaggagagaagggagaacAGAGAGCAATCTGTTTGGTGGTGCTGAACTAAACTGCAGCTGCTCCTATCTCTTCCATATATCAAAGACAGGTACAAGTCAAAGTAAGGTACATGATGTCGCTACCAATTACTACTAGCTAGACCATACTTATACTAGAACTAGCTGAAACATACTCCCGCAACTTGCTACTGTTACTGCCTGCAGCTGTCCTGTTTGACAAGCTGAGCATGGCCACAAGAAATGGAGAGCGCCGACTACTCCTGATGTAGATAATGTTCAAAAGCATACAAAATTATCCATCAGATTTCATACATACCTGAGCATATGCATTGCCCTTGCTATATTCTGTGCGACCATAGTTGTATGTCAGCTCCAGAACTGTTGTCTTGTCCTCATCAGCATAGCCCAACATGGCAATGGTATACTGCACAAGGCCAAATATATATTCTCAGTCTAAAATTGAAAGAAGGCCACAATTTTCATGGCATTTCTCTCATCTCCAAGAAATCTGGCAACCATTCTTTCAACCCCAAATATGTGAAGGTACCTTATAATCAGGCACATCCTTCTTTCTTAGAAGCTTCATCCCAAGGGCCTGCATGATACCAAATAATACATCATGTATGAGGAcggggctgctgctcaaaggaCATAACAAAGAAATATGTAGCATTTCTAACTTCTGGAATAGCCTACCCTTACATAAGGAAAGAAAATACCTTCTCATAGAACTTGATAGAACGCTCAAGGTCACCAACACGAAGCATGACTTGGCAAAGAGGCTCAGGTGTCTCAGCCCTCTGAATAAGCTCAAACAAGTAACCATCAGGGTCTTGTGCAAAGGCAATAACAGTGGATCCTCCCTTGACAGGACCAGGTTCACGAGTAATCTTGCCACCCTTGGATTTAATATTCTCAGCCAACTTGTACACCTGCATTTGCATACATGATATCATATAAGCATAATTTCTGTAGGGCTAACAGTAAGCATTGCAAACAAACAATAATTACATCCTCATTAGCGATAGCGAAATGCCCAAAGCCCTCTCCGATGTCATACTTGTCGACGCCATAGTCTGTTGGACAAGAGTGAACTTGTTAGCCCATTAGGATGTTGAAGAAAATATAACTTTCCAAGGAAAAGAGTTGATCAGTTCATATGAAGACAGAAGCATATCCATTGCTGAGTATCTTATCAGGTTGGCCACatattatgcaaatattatgaaGTAGAATATTGAAACAACAAATTTGGCAGGTCGCTGAACATACTGTATGTCAATTCAAGCGCAAAGTTGGTGGTCTCTGGTCCAAAACCAAGGAAGGCATTGGTGTACTTCTCATCAGGAACGTCTCTTTTCCTCAGCAGCTTCATCCCAAAGCATTCCGTGTAGTACCTACCATAATCACAAGATGACATCAGAAGTATGACTCTAGCTCTAGATGTTGAAAATGTTGCTTAAAATACAGCAACATACTTGATTGTGCGGTCCAAATCCCCAACACGGTAAACAGCATGAAGCATCCTCTTGTTGTCCTGTTTGTTCCATTCAAGCACAGCCTCAGCTGGCTTTGTGGCTTCGCTCCCAGTTGCCATCCCTGGTACAAAAAGTCACACATTTGATAAGAACAAGAGGGAAAAGGTATATTGAGCAAACAGAGGATTAAGCACAAGGAGTCCAGGCTCCACATTATGAAAGTTGTGgcatttttttcagaattctGGCAGAAAATCATAGTGTTTCAGAAGCTTATTGGTACAGGAACATACAATTAGTCAGttattttcttttctaaaataatatatttatcAGAAATACTTTCTGCTGCAATCCCTGCAACTCTCGATCTCTCATCCAAAAAAACTAGTGCTAACATAACAGAACTCAAGGTGAcacatctcttttttttttcactggCATCTTTCAACCGCAAATTGGCAATCCCAACCAAATAGAATATTTGCTCCTGCTCCCTCAGAAAGTCAGTAATAAAAATACAGAGATCCAAGTCTCCAACTTGTGGAAGTCTGAACGCTGAAGACGCAATTAGCCATCTACACACCAGTTACCAGGAGTCAATCTACACGATGGACACATGACCTCCAAAACCCTTAGCAAGAAGAGAACCGAACCTAATCCCTGGAATTTTCTAGCGGGTCATGTGCAGTCTATACAGGGTTGTTAAACCTCGAGTTCCCCTTCCTATTTCACCATTAGGGAGAAGGGAGCAGTGGAGCACTGAAATCAAACTCCCCCCGTACAGGCGTTCTTTCaatcttggggggggggggggggggacaatcTTTAGGTGGAAGGAGATGATGATCCAAGTCTCACAGAGCAAGAAACCGACGGAATCAAGAAACAGAAATCCACAGCCCCCCGCCCTGATCGGGCCTCCAGGAACCGCGGAATCTTGCCCGCGAGGTGTTAGGGGAGAGGAGATAGTGAGGCATGGAGACGGATGCTCACCTCGGGCTGAACTCCGACCGGCCTCGGCTCGATTCGATCAAGAACCACGCACAGGCGCGCAACAGTGAGCTCTCAACCTCAAGTATTttggcttcttcctcctcgcgagGAGATGAGTGAAGACACCGTACCTATATGCAGGCTTTGAGTCCACAGGAGGCGTGCAGTGTGTACAGCAGGCTAGATGGTTCTTCAGATTCTTTTTTAATAATTTTCTCTCTGCACTCACTTTAAAATTTAGAATAGTAACTTTAATATCAGAAAAGTTGGCTGCTTTTCCTTTTCCGACCATCTTCAACACATTATTTATTCCTATGTCTAAAATATATCCTCTCTCCATTATCTATTTTCGTGTTTTTATAACTACAGTAGACTACTAAAATCCAATCACCAAAAATAAGGTATAGGACAAATTCTCTTCATTAGGTGACAAAAAggtgtgttttggtgattacACAAACTTTTAGGTACTAAAATTGGATTGGTAATCTGCTGGAACATCTCCAATCATTAAAACGATCATTTTTTTGGAATTAGGGAGGAAGATAAGTATATGTTGGAGAAGCTATTAGGAACTATTAAAAGGATGGATaactcttttccttttcctttactAAATGGAGTGGTTGTTTCTTTCTTTTAGAATAAATGGAGTAGTTGTTGtaataaaataaatgacatttTCTAAATGGAGTGGTTGTTTCCTTTACTAAATGGAGTGGTTGTTTCTTTCTTTTAGAATAAATGGAGTAGTTGTTGtaataaaataaatgacatttTCTAAATTAATTTAAGCACTATTTGTGGttcaattatattttatttGCAACGAGAGGTTGTCTTCATTGTAAATAaaatgtttgatatgcaacaTCTTTATGTGCAAAGAAGTCAAATTAGCCTGAATTGTGCAGGATCTCAAGAAACAACACAACACAACCACCCCACCAAAAGTTCAGAAAAATTCACTTGCTAGAAACAAAGTGGGAAGGTTGGGTATAAACAAATaactagaaagcatgaaaataAAATATGCCTATGATCACTTTATCAATTTCAATTAGGGATGAAAATAGTATAGATATTTTCCTTCCATTGACTGACCGAAGGGATTTAGAAACTAAATAGAATAGAATGTATCTATAACCGAGTATTCAATATCTATATATTATCCCTATCCAAAT carries:
- the LOC120711665 gene encoding lactoylglutathione lyase-like; amino-acid sequence: MATGSEATKPAEAVLEWNKQDNKRMLHAVYRVGDLDRTIKYYTECFGMKLLRKRDVPDEKYTNAFLGFGPETTNFALELTYNYGVDKYDIGEGFGHFAIANEDVYKLAENIKSKGGKITREPGPVKGGSTVIAFAQDPDGYLFELIQRAETPEPLCQVMLRVGDLERSIKFYEKALGMKLLRKKDVPDYKYTIAMLGYADEDKTTVLELTYNYGRTEYSKGNAYAQVAIGTNDVYKSAEAVDLATKELGGKILRQPGPLPGINTKIASFVDPDGWKVVLVDHTDFLKELQ